CATCCTTTAGAACTGTTAGCATCAAACTTAAAAGAAAACGATTAAAACCTGCCGAGATAGTTGTGACTTAGACTGGTTTTTACCGTCTAGAAAATAGGAAAAGCGGTTTGCAGGCTCTTGCAAACCGCTTTTTGCTACTCCCGGTACACACCAATATTATCCGATTGAGTGCAGATTCGGTCGTTGCAGGAAATTAAAAACATATAGCCTAAAGTTCCGGCTGCCGGTTCCCAGATAAAAGAGACTTGATTTGTTTTTTCGGGTAAAGAGATAATTTTAATAAGTTTTGATGAGGTAAAAGTGTCCGTACCTGTCGGTGTGAGCATAAGATACAAGTGAGTAATTTTATTATAAAAGGTTACCCTAACTGTAGTTTTAGCTGCAAGTTTAATAAAGTTTCCCTCTTTAGGGAGGGGTTTACCGGATTCATCTAGCAGCTCAATTGATTTATAAAGCGGCGGTGGGCCGAAGGGAATGCAAAGCACAGTCCCAACTTTTAAATTCCAGGGATTGCGGATGCCGGGATTGTGGAGTAAAAGGTCACTTAGCTTTATTTCAAACCGGCGCGCTATTTTAAATAAGCTATCTCCCGGCTGAACAACATATGTGATGCCCGGACAGGGTCGTTGATTCTCTCTAAACATAATTATCACCCCTATACTAAGATATGACGAAAAGCAAAAAACTGTTATTGAAAATAAAATAGCTATTTATTTTTTAGAAAATTAAATTATAATAAAATTAAGAAAATTTAGACACGGGGTGGGAGTTTGGAGCCCTTTTTAAAGCTCATTTTTCTGGCTGGAGTAATGACCACCATTGAAATTCTTTTTCTTTTATTTTCATTTTCCTGGGGGATCAATAGATCACTTTTTCTGCCTTTAGCTCTTCTTTTTGTCATAAATTTAGCGGGAGTTTTTATTGCCAGCTACTTTTTCAGGTCTTTTAGAATCATAACATTAAATAAAGAGGTTCAAGACCGGTTAAACCCTTTAATGTTAGCAAACGAAGCGTTGCCCATTATAAAGCAGGGTTTAAACGTAGAAACAGCCGGGAAAATAGCGGAGATCATTCAGCGAATAAGCGATATGGAAGCGGTGGCAATTACCGACCGGGAAAAAGTGCTGGCTTATGTAGGGGTAGGGTGTGAACGGCATAAAATTGGCGATCCCATTCGGACTTTTGCTACCAAAGAAGCTATTCGTACTGGCGAGTTAAAGATAATTGACCATAGCTTAAAATATATTTGTTCGGTGAAAGATTGTGATTGCCCTTTACAAGCTGCTGTTGTCGTACCCTTAAAAATCAGGGGTGAGGTTGTTGGAACAATAAAACTTTACCAGACCAAGAAGGGTGAGATGCCAGCACAAACGGTAAAGCTTGCCATGGGTATAGCGCAGATTTTAAATCTGCAAATGGAAATAGCAGAATTAGACCGTCAGGCGCAAATGGTAACTAAAGCCCAGTTAGAAGCACTGCAGGCCAAGATTAATCCTCACTTTCTCTTTAATACCTTAAACACAATTATTATGTTTAACCGTACCAATCCGGAATTAGCCCGAAAGCTTTTAATTCACCTGTCAAAATTTTTCCGGCAAACGTTAAAAAGTCCGGGATTGTTTGGAACCTTAAAAGAAGAATTGGATTATGTAAATACTTATCTGGTATTAGAAAAAGCGCGTTTTCGCCAAAAGCTAAGGATAATGCGGGAGATCGACCGGGATTTATTAAACTATCAATTTCCGGTTTTAACCCTCCAGCCAATAGTAGAGAATGCTGTGAAACACGGGATTATGCCTAAAGAAACTCAGGGGACAGTCTTAATTAAAATTTTACGGGAGGAGGATAGGATTATAGTAGAAATAAAAGACGACGGGGTAGGGATTGCTCCGCATCTTGTAAGTCGGGTGTTAGAGCCGGGCTTTGGCTCGGGTAATGGGGTAGGCATGTCCAATGTAAACGAACGCTTAATTAGTCTTTATGGCCGGGAGTCCGGTCTTAAAATAGAATCCAAGCTGGGGGTGGGAACTACTGTGCGGTTTTCGATCCCGGCGATAAGAACGGAGAAAGAGGGGGAGAGGGAGAATGAAAATCAGGACATTAATAGTGGATGATGAGTATCCTGCTCGCCAGGAGCTCCGTTATCTTTTAGGGGAAATTCCTGAAATCGAAGTGGTGGGAGAGGCGGCGACTGCCAGTGAAGCTTTAGCTTTAATTCGGGCAGTAGATTATGCCCTTTTGTTTTTAGACATTGAAATGCCCGGCTTATCTGGATTGGAACTTGCCAAAGAAATAAATGCCCTACCGCGTCCGCCGTACGTAGTTTTTGTAACTGCTTATGATGAATATGCCTTAAAGGCCTTTGAGGTAAATGCCGTTGATTACCTTTTAAAACCTATTGAGCCCAAGAGGCTTCAAAAAGCAGTGGAGAAAGTGAAAAAATTAATTCAGGAAAATGGTTTTGCCAAAGAAGAGAGAGAGGTAACTTTTTCCCGGGAAGGAAGCAGACTTGACCGAATTCCAGCGGAAAAAGGTGGAAAAACTGTTTTGGTAGGTGAACAGGATATAATCTATGCTTATACGGAGCAGGATTATGTTTATATTAAAACTTTTCAGGATAAATATTTTACTCGTTTTACTTTAAAAGAGCTAGAAGCCCGATTAAATCCTACCGTATTTTTTCGCTGTCACCGTTGCTTTATAGTAAATCTGCAAAAAGTTAGAGAGATTGTACCATTTTTTAATGGGACATATACTCTGGTGGTTGACGATAAAGAGAAGAGTGAAGTGCCGGTTAGTAGGGCTCAGGCGAAGAAACTTAGAAAAATTCTTGGACTTTAGACCGTTAAAGGTATAAATTAAGCCTTTTAGCGGTTTTTTTTTACCTTTTAGGACCGAAAACTGGATTTAAAACCGGAGATGTAACTATTATATATATAAAAAGGAAATTGTAGAAATATTCAAAAAAGGAGGGGGCTTATGAGCGAAAATTTTGAGGCGCTTTTGCAGGAAAATCGGGTTTTTGAACCACCGACAGAGTTTCGGGAAAAAGCTAAAGTTTCGGACTTATCCCTTTATGAATGGGCCCAAAAGGATTTTTTGGGCTTCTGGGCAGATGCTGCCAAGGAAATTGAATGGTTTACCCCATTTGAAAAAGTTCTTGACGACAGCAACGCTCCATTTTTTAAGTGGTATACCGGCGGGAAACTAAATGTTTCTTACAACTGCGTTGACCGCCATACGAAAACTTTCCGGCGCAACAAAGCAGCCATTATTTTTGAAGGAGAGCCCGGGGATTCCAGAATTTTAACTTACCAGGAGCTATACCGGGAAGTAAACAAGTTTGCCAATGTATTAAAGAGCCTGGGGGTAAATAAAGGAGACCGGGTTACCATTTACATGCCTATGATTCCCGAAGCTGTGATAGCGATGCTGGCCTGCACCCGGATTGGGGCACCCCACAGCGTGGTGTTTGGTGGATTTAGCGCTCAAGCGTTAAAAGACCGGATTGACGATGCTAAGGCCAAGGTTCTAGTGACCGCTGATGGTGGATATCGACGGGGGTCCATAGTAGAACTTAAGAAAAATGCTGATGTGGCGCTTGAGGGTGGTACTACTATCGAAAAAGTAGTGGTGGTAAAAAGAACCGGTCAGGAAGTGCCGATGACCGAGGGGCGGGACTTCTGGTACCACGATTTAATGGCTAAAGCAGCATTATACTGCGAGCCGGAGCAGTGCGATGCCGAAGATATGCTGTACATTCTTTATTCCTCCGGGACCACCGGCAAGCCCAAGGGAATTCAGCATACTACTGGCGGTTATCTGGTAGGGGTCCATACTACCTTTAAATATATTTTTGATTATCGGGAAGAAGATATATACTGGTGTACTGCAGATATCGGTTGGGTTACCGGGCACAGCTATATTGTTTATGGCCCCCTCTCCAATGGAGCTACTACTGTGCTGTATGAAGGAGCTCCCGACTGGCCGCAAAAAGACCGCTTCTGGGAAATAATTGAAAAATACCGGGTTAATATCCTTTATACTGCACCTACTGCTATTAGAACCTTTATGCGCTGGGGAGAAAAATGGCCGAAAGGGCGGGATTTATCGAGTTTACGGCTCCTGGGCACTGTTGGCGAACCAATTAATCCGGAAGCCTGGATGTGGTATAACGAACACATTGGCGGCGGCCGTTGCCCGATTGTGGACACCTGGTGGCAGACGGAAACGGGGATGATTATGATTACTCCGCTTCCGGGAGTTATTCCCACTAAACCCGGCTCAGCGACCAAACCGTTCCCGGGAGTAGAAGCGGATGTGGTTAATGATAAAGGTGAACCGGTACCTCCCGGACAGGGTGGCTACTTAGTTCTGAAAAAACCCTGGCCGGCAATGCTTAGAACACTATATGGTGATCCAGAACGTTATGTAAATACCTACTGGAGTAAATTTCCAGGATGGTATTTTACCGGTGATGGGGCCAAGAAAGATGAAGATGGCTACTTCTGGGTATTAGGCCGGGTAGATGATGTTATAAACGTTTCCGGCCACCGGATAGGTACCATGGAAGTGGAAAGTGCTCTGGTTGAACATCCTTTGGTGGCGGAAGCAGCGGTGATTGGAAAGAGCCATGAAGTAAAAGGCCAGGCGATAGCTGCTTTCGTCACCTTAAAAGAAGGGGTAGAAGGTACGCCGGAACTTATTCAAGAGTTAAAACAGTTTGTAGCGCAAAAAATTGGTGCTCTTGCCCGTCCGGATGACATCTTCTTTACTGCCGAGCTTCCCAAAACCAGAAGCGGTAAGATTATGAGAAGATTACTCCGGGACATTGCCGAAGGGCGGGCCCTGGGCGATACTACTACCCTTACCGATCCGGCGGTAATTAATAAGATTAAAGAGCAGTACAAAGAAGAAGGTTAATTGTCGTTAAACTTTCCGGAAACCATAAATCTAAACCATTCGGCCAGGGAGAGGCCTGTTTCGCGGTAAAAGGTTAAATCCCTGGCTTTTTCTATTACCTCCCGGTAAAGTATTGCCGGGAATTATTTTTTTAGACAATTATCCCAGATTTACGGTAAAATATTGATAAGTAGAGATTAAAGGTAAGGGGTAGTAAGGTGTTCAGCACGGGGATTGATTTAGTTGATGTTTTAAGAATAAAAAAGCTCCATCAGCGATTTGGGGAGCGTTTTTTGCATAAGATTTATACCGCTAAAGAATTAGAGTATGCTTTTTCCCTAAAAGATCCCTACCTGCGTTTGGCTACCCGCTTTGCCGCTAAAGAAGCAGCAGCCAAAGCTTTGGGTACCGGGATTGGAGCAGTAAATTTTAAGGATATTGAAGTTGTATCCGGCCAAAATGGACCGGAACTTCTTTTGCACCGTTTTGCAGCAGAAATTTTTCAGGAAAAGGGTTTTACGGGAAAAAGTTTAAGTCTAAGCCATGAAAAGAAAGTGGCGGTGGCGATTTGCATTATGTGGAGGGGTTAGGATGCTGTTATTAACCGGACGGGAAATGGCGGAGTTTGACCAAAAAGCGATTAATGAATACGGGATTCCGGGAATTGTTTTAATGGAAAATGCGGCTTTAAAAACCTTCTACCGGATTAAAGAAATTTTAGGGGAGGTAGCCGGGAAAAAGATTATTATACTGGTGGGTAAAGGCAATAATGGAGGCGATGGGCTGGCTTTGGCCCGTCATTTAGCCAATGCTGGGGCCAAAATCCGGGTATTTTTGCTTTTTAAGGACCAATTTAAAGGCGATGCTTTAATTAATTTTCATATTTTAAAGAAAATGAGCGAAAAAATTTATGAAGGGGTAACCGAAAACTTAAACCTCTTAAAAATATCCTTGATTGATGCCGATATGGTGGTAGATGCTATTTACGGCACCGGATTTCGGGGGGCGTTACCGCCAGAAATCCGCGAAGTGGTAGAAATAGTAAATCAAGCCGAGGCTATAAAACTTGCCGTGGATATCCCATCGGGAGTTGATTCTTCTACCGGGCGGGTGGAGGGAACTGCTTTTTTAGCCGATTATACAGTAACTTTTGGACTACCAAAGCTCGGGCAAATCCTTTATCCAGGGCGAAGTTATTGCGGGAAAGTGCTTGTGGAAGATATTTCTTTTCCGGAAAAGCTTAAAAAAGAGTTTCCGGTAAAGCGTTGGCTTTTAGATAAAAAGGTCATAAAGAAATTTTTAAAGCCCCTAGCGCCGGATACTCATAAAGGGCGCCAGGGTTTTGGGCTTGTAGTTGGCGGTTCAATGGACTATTCGGGTGCTCCCTTTTTGGCGGCCAAAGGTAGTTTGGCGGTGGGAGCAGGAGGCGTTTACTTGGCAATACCGGAGAATTTGTTTGGAGTTTTAGCCGGGAAAGCTCCTGAGATAATTTTAAGAGGGCTACCAGCAGCTGACGGCCAAATTTCTTCTAAGGGTTTTCTTGAAGTTGAAAAAATCCTTCCTAAAGTAAAGGCGGTGGTAATTGGGCCGGGAATGGGAGCGTTGGCTGAAAGTAAAGAGGCGTATCTTAACTTTTTGGAAAACTGTCCATTGCCGGTGGTAGTTGATGCCGATGGTCTTAATAACTTAATAGGAAATTTAGAATTCTTACAAAAAAGGAATGCTGCTACTGTTTTAACTCCTCATTTAGGAGAAATGGCCAGGCTTTTAGGAACTAGTATTGAAGAAATTAAAGAAAAGCGAGAAGAAATAGGTAAAAAATTTGCTGTTGATTATAATGTTTATTTGGTTTTAAAAAGTGAAACCACAGCAGTTTTTAATCCTGAGGGAGAGATATGGTATTACCCCGGGGGACACCCAATCTTAGCTAAAGCCGGAAGCGGAGATATTTTAGCCGGTCTTATTATGGGTTTTTTAGCCCAGGGTTATGGAACAGGTGAGGCAGTGCTTCTTGGAGTGTATCTTCACGGCAAAGCAGGAGAACTTGCCCAAAAAGAAAATTCACCCCGGAGCTTTTTTATATCTGAGATTTTTTCTTATATCAATGAAGCTTTTGGGAAACTTGATGAATATGGAAAGAAAACTTTCCATTTGGAAAAATAAATTTCCGAAAATTACAAGGTATTTTGAATTTTGCTACAAGCTGGAAAGAAAACTTTCCGGCTTGTTGTATTTTTGGGGAATTTCACGCTTTTAAACCCTTTTGGGATATTGGTATGAAAATTGCTTAAACTAAACATAGTTCTTATTTTAAAAATGGGGGTGTATTTTTCATGATTATCGGAGTACCAAAAGAGATTAAAAACAATGAAAACCGGGTGGCTATTACTCCCGCAGGCGTAGAAGCCTTAGTATCTGCTGGCCATAAAGTGGTAATTGAAAACAATGCTGGCCTTGGTAGTGGTATTACCAATGAGGAATACATAAAGGCCGGGGCAGAAATCCTCGATACCCCAGCTGAAGTATTTGCCGCGGCAGATATGATTATGAAAGTTAAAGAACCGCTACCTTCGGAATATCCTCTCTTTAAAGAGGGGCAAATCCTCTTTACTTACCTGCACCTGGCACCTGAGCCGGAATTAACGCGGGCTTTAATGGAGAAAAAAGTTGTTGGTATTGCCTATGAAACTATCCAGCTTCCCAATGGTAGCTTGCCGTTGTTAACTCCTATGAGTGAAGTGGCAGGTCGGATGGCTGTCCAAATCGGAGCTCGCTTTTTAGAAAAACCCCAGGGTGGTCGGGGCATGCTGCTTGGAGGCGTACCCGGAGTACCGCCGGCAGAAGTGGTCATTATCGGCGGTGGTGTGGTTGGTACCAATGCGGCTAAAATGGCCATGGGCATGGGGGCTCATGTAACCATTCTGGATAAGAGTGCCGATCGGCTAAAATATTTAGATGACATATTTTTCGGTCGCATTACTACTGTAATGTCCAACAGCTATAATATTGCGGAAGCGGTTAAAAAAGCAGACTTGTTAATTGGCTCTGTTTTAATTCCTGGTGCTCGGGCACCCAAGCTTGTAACTGAGGAAATGGTTAAGAGTATGAAGCCCGGTTCGGTTATTGTTGACGTGGCTATTGACCAGGGCGGCAGTATTGAAACCATTGACCGGGTAACTACGCACCAGGATCCGGTTTTTGTAAAACATGGTGTTGTCCATTATGCTGTTGCCAATATGCCTGGCGCTGTACCCAGAACTTCTACCTTTGCTTTGACCAACGTAACTCTTCCCTATGCTTTAGCCCTTGCCAACAAAGGCTGGGAGAGGGCTGTTCGGGAAGACCGGGCTTTAGCTCTTGGAGTTAACGTTTTAGATGGTAAAGTTACCTATAAAGCAGTAGCCGACTCTTTAGGGCTTCCTTATACTCCGCTGGAAGAAATTCTTGGCTAAAAAGAAACTTACAAGGGGTGGATAAATTCCACCCCTTTAATGTATCATAGTGAAAAAGGGATGGGGTGAGGGATGGAAAATGCGTCCGGTTTGGGCAGAAATTAACTTAGAAAATATCAAGCATAATTTTCGAGAGGTAAAACGCTTGGCCCAAAAATCGGAACCAATGCCGGTAATTAAAGCTAATGCTTACGGCCACGGAGCGGTGGAAGTTGCTAAAGCTTTAATTAAAGAAGGGGCTAAACGCTTTGCCGTGGCAATTGTTGATGAAGGAATAAAGTTAAGGGAAGCGGGGATTTTAGAACCAATTCTTATATTGGGTCATACCCCCCCCGATGACCTTGAGAGGCTTTTATTTTATAATCTTATTCCAACAATCCACCATCGGGATATGGCTTTAGCCTATCAAGATAAACTTTCCCAACTAAAGCGGAACATTATCTGCCATTTAAAAATTGATACGGGAATGGGAAGAATTGGTTTCTGGCATGACGATTTAACTTCTATTGCTGAAGTTTTTACACTGAAAAACATAGAAGTGGAGGGGATTTATACCCACTTTGCCCGGTCCGATGAGAAAGACCTTAGCTTTTCCAGGTTACAACTGGAAAGGTTTAATAATCTCCTCAGTTATTTAGCCCGCCAAGGAATTACCGTAAAGTATCGGCATGCCGCTAACAGTGCGGCTATAATGCGTCTGCCCGAAGCTCATTTGGATCTGGTAAGGCCGGGAATCATGTTATACGGGGAGTATCCTTCCGGGGATGTTCCCGGGGGAATTGCCGATTTAAGGCCGGCTTTGACTTTAAAAGCTAAAGTATCCCAGGTAAAGAGAGTTCCGGCGGGTTTTCCTGTAAGTTATGGCAGTACCTATATCACCAAAAAATCTACCCTGATTGTATCATTGCCCCTTGGCTATGCGGATGGCTATTTTCGCCTGCTCTCCAATCGTGGCGTAATTTTATTAAACGGCAGGCGCTGGCCCATTGCCGGACGGGTTTGTATGGATCAATTGATGGTGGCAGTGGATGAAAAGGAGATAGTAAATCCAGGTGATGAAGCTGTGCTCTTAGGAAATCAAGGAAAAGAAACGATTACGGCCATGGAAGTGGCAGGGTTAATTGGAACAATTAATTATGAAGTATTAACTAATATAAGTACTCGCGTTCCGAGAATTTATGTATAAAAAAATTTTATAATTAAAAGAGGCTTTTAGCCTCTTTTTTGTCTATTTGTGTCTATTTGAAATGAAAAATCTAACATGTTATAATATTACTAAAGCACTATTAAAAATACACTTCTAACTTGCCTACAAAATATCCCTCATAAATTTTACCACTTCAACATAAACTTTTAAGGAAGCGGTTTTCTATAAAAACCCACTTTTAAACAACAAAAAATCGGGAGGTGGTAATATTTATACGATTGCCAAACTTCACTGGGCTTTTCCACCAATTATTGGCGGGGTTGAAACACACCTGACGTTACTCTGTCCGGAATTAACCCGTCGAGGTTACAATTTACACCTTTTAACCGGGGCAGTAGATGGAGAGCCCGAAGAGTTTAATTACCATGGTATGCGGGTACGACGACATAGATTTTTAGATTTAAATTCCCTTTCGCCCCAAATTATTAAAGAAAACCGCGAACACATCAAGGATGTCCTTTATTCCTTTCTTGATGAAGTAAATCC
The sequence above is a segment of the Carboxydothermus pertinax genome. Coding sequences within it:
- a CDS encoding LysM peptidoglycan-binding domain-containing protein; this encodes MFRENQRPCPGITYVVQPGDSLFKIARRFEIKLSDLLLHNPGIRNPWNLKVGTVLCIPFGPPPLYKSIELLDESGKPLPKEGNFIKLAAKTTVRVTFYNKITHLYLMLTPTGTDTFTSSKLIKIISLPEKTNQVSFIWEPAAGTLGYMFLISCNDRICTQSDNIGVYRE
- a CDS encoding histidine kinase codes for the protein MEPFLKLIFLAGVMTTIEILFLLFSFSWGINRSLFLPLALLFVINLAGVFIASYFFRSFRIITLNKEVQDRLNPLMLANEALPIIKQGLNVETAGKIAEIIQRISDMEAVAITDREKVLAYVGVGCERHKIGDPIRTFATKEAIRTGELKIIDHSLKYICSVKDCDCPLQAAVVVPLKIRGEVVGTIKLYQTKKGEMPAQTVKLAMGIAQILNLQMEIAELDRQAQMVTKAQLEALQAKINPHFLFNTLNTIIMFNRTNPELARKLLIHLSKFFRQTLKSPGLFGTLKEELDYVNTYLVLEKARFRQKLRIMREIDRDLLNYQFPVLTLQPIVENAVKHGIMPKETQGTVLIKILREEDRIIVEIKDDGVGIAPHLVSRVLEPGFGSGNGVGMSNVNERLISLYGRESGLKIESKLGVGTTVRFSIPAIRTEKEGERENENQDINSG
- a CDS encoding LytR/AlgR family response regulator transcription factor, producing the protein MKIRTLIVDDEYPARQELRYLLGEIPEIEVVGEAATASEALALIRAVDYALLFLDIEMPGLSGLELAKEINALPRPPYVVFVTAYDEYALKAFEVNAVDYLLKPIEPKRLQKAVEKVKKLIQENGFAKEEREVTFSREGSRLDRIPAEKGGKTVLVGEQDIIYAYTEQDYVYIKTFQDKYFTRFTLKELEARLNPTVFFRCHRCFIVNLQKVREIVPFFNGTYTLVVDDKEKSEVPVSRAQAKKLRKILGL
- the acs gene encoding acetate--CoA ligase; this translates as MSENFEALLQENRVFEPPTEFREKAKVSDLSLYEWAQKDFLGFWADAAKEIEWFTPFEKVLDDSNAPFFKWYTGGKLNVSYNCVDRHTKTFRRNKAAIIFEGEPGDSRILTYQELYREVNKFANVLKSLGVNKGDRVTIYMPMIPEAVIAMLACTRIGAPHSVVFGGFSAQALKDRIDDAKAKVLVTADGGYRRGSIVELKKNADVALEGGTTIEKVVVVKRTGQEVPMTEGRDFWYHDLMAKAALYCEPEQCDAEDMLYILYSSGTTGKPKGIQHTTGGYLVGVHTTFKYIFDYREEDIYWCTADIGWVTGHSYIVYGPLSNGATTVLYEGAPDWPQKDRFWEIIEKYRVNILYTAPTAIRTFMRWGEKWPKGRDLSSLRLLGTVGEPINPEAWMWYNEHIGGGRCPIVDTWWQTETGMIMITPLPGVIPTKPGSATKPFPGVEADVVNDKGEPVPPGQGGYLVLKKPWPAMLRTLYGDPERYVNTYWSKFPGWYFTGDGAKKDEDGYFWVLGRVDDVINVSGHRIGTMEVESALVEHPLVAEAAVIGKSHEVKGQAIAAFVTLKEGVEGTPELIQELKQFVAQKIGALARPDDIFFTAELPKTRSGKIMRRLLRDIAEGRALGDTTTLTDPAVINKIKEQYKEEG
- the acpS gene encoding holo-ACP synthase, which codes for MFSTGIDLVDVLRIKKLHQRFGERFLHKIYTAKELEYAFSLKDPYLRLATRFAAKEAAAKALGTGIGAVNFKDIEVVSGQNGPELLLHRFAAEIFQEKGFTGKSLSLSHEKKVAVAICIMWRG
- a CDS encoding bifunctional ADP-dependent NAD(P)H-hydrate dehydratase/NAD(P)H-hydrate epimerase; its protein translation is MLLLTGREMAEFDQKAINEYGIPGIVLMENAALKTFYRIKEILGEVAGKKIIILVGKGNNGGDGLALARHLANAGAKIRVFLLFKDQFKGDALINFHILKKMSEKIYEGVTENLNLLKISLIDADMVVDAIYGTGFRGALPPEIREVVEIVNQAEAIKLAVDIPSGVDSSTGRVEGTAFLADYTVTFGLPKLGQILYPGRSYCGKVLVEDISFPEKLKKEFPVKRWLLDKKVIKKFLKPLAPDTHKGRQGFGLVVGGSMDYSGAPFLAAKGSLAVGAGGVYLAIPENLFGVLAGKAPEIILRGLPAADGQISSKGFLEVEKILPKVKAVVIGPGMGALAESKEAYLNFLENCPLPVVVDADGLNNLIGNLEFLQKRNAATVLTPHLGEMARLLGTSIEEIKEKREEIGKKFAVDYNVYLVLKSETTAVFNPEGEIWYYPGGHPILAKAGSGDILAGLIMGFLAQGYGTGEAVLLGVYLHGKAGELAQKENSPRSFFISEIFSYINEAFGKLDEYGKKTFHLEK
- the ald gene encoding alanine dehydrogenase, which translates into the protein MIIGVPKEIKNNENRVAITPAGVEALVSAGHKVVIENNAGLGSGITNEEYIKAGAEILDTPAEVFAAADMIMKVKEPLPSEYPLFKEGQILFTYLHLAPEPELTRALMEKKVVGIAYETIQLPNGSLPLLTPMSEVAGRMAVQIGARFLEKPQGGRGMLLGGVPGVPPAEVVIIGGGVVGTNAAKMAMGMGAHVTILDKSADRLKYLDDIFFGRITTVMSNSYNIAEAVKKADLLIGSVLIPGARAPKLVTEEMVKSMKPGSVIVDVAIDQGGSIETIDRVTTHQDPVFVKHGVVHYAVANMPGAVPRTSTFALTNVTLPYALALANKGWERAVREDRALALGVNVLDGKVTYKAVADSLGLPYTPLEEILG
- the alr gene encoding alanine racemase, yielding MRPVWAEINLENIKHNFREVKRLAQKSEPMPVIKANAYGHGAVEVAKALIKEGAKRFAVAIVDEGIKLREAGILEPILILGHTPPDDLERLLFYNLIPTIHHRDMALAYQDKLSQLKRNIICHLKIDTGMGRIGFWHDDLTSIAEVFTLKNIEVEGIYTHFARSDEKDLSFSRLQLERFNNLLSYLARQGITVKYRHAANSAAIMRLPEAHLDLVRPGIMLYGEYPSGDVPGGIADLRPALTLKAKVSQVKRVPAGFPVSYGSTYITKKSTLIVSLPLGYADGYFRLLSNRGVILLNGRRWPIAGRVCMDQLMVAVDEKEIVNPGDEAVLLGNQGKETITAMEVAGLIGTINYEVLTNISTRVPRIYV